In the Acidobacteriota bacterium genome, one interval contains:
- a CDS encoding ATP synthase F0 subunit B, translating into MSAPRKLSPLLVWLLLAVAGPGGAVRAADFPSSFSHEVLEAGRIFNFVVVVGALIYLLWAPLRRFFRSRTQEIQKQLAEAEAARVDALRKLNLMEERLLALDEEIREIKEKAKADAAVESERILQQAEAEAARIQTRGQMEIETLKQQAMGDLRRFVAEEAGRIAEEILRREITPEAEERLAERFLARMGDKR; encoded by the coding sequence ATGAGCGCTCCCCGCAAGCTGAGCCCGCTGCTCGTCTGGTTGCTCCTGGCCGTAGCCGGTCCGGGGGGCGCGGTCCGTGCAGCCGACTTTCCGAGTTCCTTCAGCCACGAGGTCCTCGAGGCGGGCCGGATCTTCAACTTTGTGGTGGTCGTCGGCGCTCTGATCTACCTGCTGTGGGCGCCGCTGCGTAGGTTTTTCCGCTCCCGCACCCAGGAGATCCAGAAACAGCTGGCCGAGGCCGAGGCGGCCCGCGTGGACGCCCTGCGGAAACTCAATCTGATGGAGGAGCGGCTGCTGGCGCTGGACGAGGAGATTCGCGAAATCAAGGAGAAGGCGAAGGCGGACGCGGCCGTTGAGAGCGAGCGGATCCTCCAGCAGGCCGAGGCCGAGGCCGCCCGCATTCAGACGCGCGGCCAGATGGAGATCGAGACTCTGAAACAGCAAGCCATGGGCGATTTGCGCCGGTTTGTCGCCGAAGAAGCCGGCCGGATCGCCGAGGAAATCCTCCGGCGGGAGATCACGCCGGAGGCCGAGGAGCGGCTGGCCGAGCGCTTCCTGGCCCGGATGGGAGACAAGCGGTGA
- the atpG gene encoding ATP synthase F1 subunit gamma gives MPNLLDIRRRIRSVRNTQQITKAMKFVAAAKLKKAQQRVLTARPYARRMLQLIQHLALRHPDQSHPLLQARGETKILLLVISGDKGLCGGFNTNIFKAAYAFMDRSPGAEVVLDVVGKKAYEHFSRRKYNILSFYVDRLSFVDLELARQVAEPLMERFVSGVVDKVFLVYNQFKSAAQQDITVEPLLPIGDLGLEPSTASTFPAGVDYLYDQPRETIYRDLFPQHVITQVYRALVESVASEQSARMTAMDAATRNAGEMIDRLILTRNQIRQAAITKEIIEIVGGAAALS, from the coding sequence ATGCCGAACCTGTTGGACATCCGCCGGCGCATCCGCAGCGTCCGCAACACGCAGCAAATCACCAAAGCGATGAAATTCGTCGCGGCGGCGAAGCTGAAGAAGGCGCAGCAGCGGGTCTTGACGGCGCGGCCGTACGCCCGCCGGATGCTCCAGCTCATCCAGCACCTGGCGCTGCGCCACCCCGACCAGTCCCATCCGCTGCTCCAGGCTCGGGGCGAGACGAAGATCCTGCTGCTCGTTATCTCCGGCGACAAGGGTCTGTGCGGGGGTTTCAACACGAATATCTTCAAGGCCGCCTACGCCTTCATGGACCGGTCGCCCGGCGCCGAGGTCGTGCTGGACGTCGTGGGCAAGAAGGCGTACGAGCACTTCAGCCGGCGCAAGTACAACATCCTCTCCTTCTACGTGGACCGCTTGTCGTTTGTGGACCTGGAGCTGGCACGGCAGGTGGCTGAACCGCTGATGGAGCGCTTCGTCTCCGGCGTGGTGGACAAGGTCTTCCTGGTTTACAACCAGTTCAAGTCAGCGGCGCAGCAGGATATCACCGTGGAGCCGTTGCTCCCCATCGGCGACCTCGGCCTGGAACCGTCCACCGCGAGCACCTTCCCGGCCGGTGTGGACTACCTCTACGACCAGCCGCGGGAGACGATCTACCGCGATCTCTTCCCGCAGCACGTGATCACCCAGGTCTACCGGGCGCTGGTGGAGTCGGTGGCCAGCGAGCAGAGCGCCCGGATGACCGCTATGGACGCGGCCACGCGGAACGCCGGCGAGATGATCGACCGGTTGATCCTGACGCGGAACCAGATCCGCCAGGCAGCCATCACAAAAGAGATCATCGAGATCGTCGGCGGCGCCGCGGCGCTGAGCTGA
- a CDS encoding ATP synthase F0 subunit B, with the protein MYLLSSATEALTLNPSVALVALVFILFHFIMSRLLYRPLMGVLKEREARTEGKRAAAAKSLEEYDVLLRRYENGIKAARQEGYSQMDAVRREALERQTQRLAAANAEMRNRVERAITEIDDQRVELRRSLADEIQEFARLIAAQILGGRRPA; encoded by the coding sequence ATGTACCTGCTCAGCAGTGCCACCGAGGCGTTGACTTTGAATCCTTCCGTCGCGCTGGTGGCGCTCGTATTCATTCTCTTCCATTTCATCATGAGCCGGCTGCTGTACCGGCCGCTCATGGGCGTGCTGAAGGAGCGCGAGGCGCGCACCGAAGGCAAGCGGGCCGCGGCGGCGAAATCGCTCGAGGAGTACGACGTACTGCTCCGGCGGTATGAGAACGGGATCAAGGCCGCCCGCCAAGAGGGCTACAGCCAGATGGACGCCGTCCGGCGCGAGGCGCTGGAACGCCAGACACAGCGGCTGGCTGCGGCCAACGCCGAGATGCGCAACCGCGTGGAGCGGGCGATAACCGAGATCGACGACCAACGGGTCGAGCTGCGCCGCTCACTCGCCGACGAAATTCAGGAGTTCGCCCGGCTGATCGCCGCCCAGATCCTTGGCGGCAGGAGGCCGGCATGA
- a CDS encoding diguanylate cyclase, with protein sequence MDDRGLQQYWRAALNAAKIMSEGNFTASETEFADVCAEQLRRSGAAEAAPAAEAALEQSLKEIARQLLRFFVEISLDAEQESRFNEIMAELLQCRSVDDYDEFKISLNLFLNFFRKTLSELEDDRTQLETFLTDLSASILTLHNTGKSFLQILDEFRNKLEGLDSTQKMEVIQEHLVALSEHIKGQGAELYGSLVEANRRIGRLRQQLEKIRVRGGAAQPRQLLESQAFRDKFRMVLQNTRLQRDNVTLVLLRVQNLAELEQRIGHEMSLRVLKHLVAACCQNLHRNDLMSRLEHETLAILLLNTSLANARLFGEQLLAAVQKLKFRAQGGAHQLAVRCGISCCRMHDTTETIIRKAVLALEIGTMNDAPLITENEIPPDLLETIYAIY encoded by the coding sequence ATGGACGACCGTGGGTTGCAGCAGTACTGGAGAGCGGCGCTGAATGCCGCCAAGATCATGTCCGAGGGGAATTTTACCGCGTCGGAAACGGAATTCGCCGACGTGTGTGCCGAGCAACTCCGCCGGTCTGGTGCGGCCGAAGCCGCCCCCGCAGCCGAAGCCGCCCTGGAGCAGAGTCTCAAAGAGATCGCCCGCCAGCTGTTGCGCTTCTTCGTTGAGATCTCCCTGGACGCCGAACAGGAGTCCCGCTTCAACGAGATCATGGCCGAGCTGCTGCAGTGCCGCTCGGTCGACGATTATGACGAATTCAAGATCTCCCTGAACTTGTTCCTGAATTTCTTCCGCAAGACGCTCTCCGAGCTGGAGGATGACCGGACCCAGCTTGAGACGTTCCTCACCGATCTGAGCGCCTCGATCCTGACCCTGCACAATACGGGCAAGAGCTTTCTGCAGATCCTGGACGAATTCCGCAACAAGCTGGAGGGGTTGGACAGCACCCAGAAGATGGAGGTTATTCAGGAACACCTGGTGGCCCTCTCCGAACACATCAAGGGACAGGGCGCCGAGCTGTACGGGAGCCTCGTGGAAGCCAACCGCCGCATTGGGCGGCTTCGCCAGCAGCTGGAGAAGATCCGGGTCAGAGGCGGCGCCGCGCAACCCCGCCAGCTGCTGGAGAGCCAAGCTTTCCGCGACAAGTTCCGCATGGTGCTCCAGAACACCCGGCTGCAGCGCGACAACGTCACACTGGTGCTCCTGCGGGTGCAAAACCTTGCCGAACTGGAACAACGGATCGGCCACGAGATGTCGCTTCGGGTGCTCAAGCACCTCGTGGCCGCCTGTTGTCAGAACCTCCACCGCAACGACCTCATGAGCCGGCTGGAGCACGAAACGCTGGCCATTCTGCTGCTGAACACATCCCTCGCCAACGCCCGGTTGTTCGGCGAGCAGCTCCTGGCCGCGGTCCAGAAACTCAAGTTCCGCGCCCAGGGCGGCGCCCATCAGTTGGCCGTCCGCTGCGGCATCTCCTGCTGCCGGATGCACGACACCACTGAGACCATCATCCGCAAGGCGGTGCTGGCGCTGGAAATCGGCACCATGAACGACGCCCCCCTGATCACCGAAAACGAGATCCCCCCGGACCTGCTGGAAACCATCTACGCCATTTATTGA
- a CDS encoding F0F1 ATP synthase subunit alpha, whose product MEFKADEITRFIKDTIKGFDTAVDVTEVGSVISVGDGIARIYGLDKVMYGELLEFPHDVFGLAMNLEEDNVGAVMLGEAFAVREGDTVKRTGRIMSVPVGEAMVGRVVDALGRPVDGKGPIVTELFNPVERLAPGVVDRQPVKEPLQTGIKAIDSMIPIGRGQRELIIGDRQTGKTAIAVDTIINQKDTGVISIYVAIGQKQSTVARVVDTLQKHGVLERTVVLVAAASDPAPMQYLAPYAGCAIGEYFRDKGQHALVIYDDLSKHAAAYREISLLLRRPPGREAFPGDVFFLHSRLLERAAKLNDEFGGGSLTALPIIETQAGDISAYIPTNVISITDGQIFLETDLFHSGFRPAINAGISVSRVGGSAQIKAMKQVAGRLRLDLAQYRELQAFAQFGSDLDKATKAQLNRGARLMELLKQGQYKPLTVEKQVVIIYAGTTGHLDDLPLDQVSAFEQALYEHLDTRGGGLLARISQKKSLDAELMEELKTAVAEFKKLFMEQRAAAGRS is encoded by the coding sequence ATGGAATTCAAAGCTGACGAAATCACCCGCTTCATCAAGGACACCATCAAGGGCTTCGACACCGCGGTGGATGTGACCGAGGTGGGCAGTGTAATCAGCGTGGGGGACGGCATCGCGCGCATCTACGGCCTCGACAAGGTCATGTACGGCGAGCTGCTCGAATTCCCCCACGACGTGTTCGGCCTCGCCATGAACCTGGAAGAGGATAACGTCGGCGCGGTCATGCTGGGCGAGGCTTTTGCAGTGAGGGAGGGGGATACCGTCAAGCGCACCGGCCGAATCATGTCAGTGCCGGTGGGTGAAGCCATGGTGGGCCGGGTGGTGGACGCGCTGGGCCGGCCTGTCGACGGCAAGGGGCCCATCGTCACCGAGCTGTTCAATCCCGTTGAACGCCTGGCGCCCGGCGTCGTGGATCGCCAGCCCGTCAAGGAGCCGCTCCAGACCGGCATCAAGGCCATCGACTCCATGATCCCCATCGGCCGCGGCCAGCGGGAGCTGATCATCGGCGACCGCCAGACCGGCAAGACGGCCATCGCCGTCGACACCATCATCAATCAGAAGGACACCGGAGTTATCTCCATCTACGTGGCCATCGGACAGAAGCAGTCCACGGTGGCCCGGGTGGTGGACACGCTGCAGAAGCACGGCGTCTTGGAGCGGACCGTCGTCCTGGTGGCCGCCGCCAGCGACCCCGCCCCCATGCAGTACCTGGCGCCTTACGCCGGTTGCGCCATCGGCGAATATTTCCGCGACAAGGGCCAGCATGCGCTGGTGATCTACGACGACCTGTCGAAGCACGCCGCGGCATACCGCGAAATTTCCCTGCTGCTTCGGCGGCCGCCGGGCCGCGAGGCGTTTCCGGGCGACGTGTTCTTCCTTCACTCCCGGCTGCTGGAGCGCGCGGCCAAACTCAATGACGAGTTCGGCGGCGGCTCGCTGACCGCGCTGCCCATTATCGAAACCCAGGCGGGTGACATCTCGGCGTATATTCCCACCAATGTCATCTCAATCACCGACGGCCAGATCTTTTTGGAGACGGACCTGTTCCATAGCGGTTTCCGCCCGGCCATCAACGCCGGCATCTCGGTGTCCCGCGTCGGCGGTTCCGCCCAGATCAAGGCGATGAAGCAGGTCGCCGGCCGGCTCCGGCTGGATCTGGCGCAGTACCGCGAGCTGCAGGCGTTCGCCCAGTTCGGGTCCGACCTGGACAAGGCCACCAAGGCCCAGCTCAACCGCGGGGCGCGGCTCATGGAGCTGCTCAAGCAGGGGCAGTACAAACCGCTGACGGTGGAAAAACAGGTGGTCATCATCTATGCCGGTACCACCGGCCATCTCGACGACCTGCCGCTGGACCAAGTGTCCGCCTTCGAGCAGGCGCTTTATGAGCACCTGGATACCCGTGGCGGCGGGCTGCTGGCCAGGATCAGCCAGAAAAAGAGTCTGGACGCCGAATTGATGGAAGAACTTAAAACGGCGGTCGCGGAGTTCAAGAAGCTGTTCATGGAACAGCGCGCCGCAGCCGGCCGGTCCTGA
- the atpH gene encoding ATP synthase F1 subunit delta yields the protein MIRKSLLRRYARSLAEVAHEAGVTDAVRRDLRLLQTVSERVPEFLAAMRNPVVPQETKRTIVDDLSRRCGFQKYFAQFLRVLVEHHRIVHVNAIGEMFDEEADALSGVVRARLATARALEPVRRDRLAADLCRILDRNVAMETAVDPALIGGLRIQVGGTVYDGSVRNQLDRLKRRLAGF from the coding sequence GTGATCCGGAAATCATTGTTGAGGCGGTACGCCCGTTCATTGGCGGAAGTGGCGCACGAAGCCGGCGTCACCGACGCCGTCCGCCGCGACCTGCGCCTCCTGCAGACGGTCAGCGAACGCGTTCCGGAGTTCCTCGCGGCCATGCGCAATCCAGTGGTGCCCCAGGAGACGAAGCGGACGATCGTGGATGACCTGTCCCGCCGATGTGGCTTCCAAAAGTACTTCGCCCAGTTCCTGCGGGTGCTGGTGGAGCACCACCGCATCGTGCACGTCAACGCCATCGGCGAGATGTTCGACGAGGAGGCCGATGCCCTGAGCGGCGTGGTGCGAGCCCGCCTGGCCACCGCCCGGGCGCTGGAACCGGTGCGGCGAGACCGTCTGGCCGCGGACTTGTGCCGGATCCTCGACCGGAATGTGGCGATGGAGACGGCGGTGGACCCTGCGCTGATCGGCGGCCTGCGGATCCAGGTGGGCGGCACCGTGTACGACGGCAGCGTCCGAAACCAGCTTGACCGCCTCAAGCGGCGGCTGGCCGGATTCTGA
- a CDS encoding TGS domain-containing protein: MPANLTPQYLDAEQRFKQATTPAERLSALEDMWATLPKHKGTEKLQAEIKKKLSLARKEQQTKKGPKRLDPSNIPREGAGRVVLTGPPNGGKSALLKALTRAEPEVAPYAFTTREPQQGMLEWQDIQFQLIDLPALSRQFMEPWVMNVIRSADLLLMAVDQSSAGVLEEIEDVAAFLAEQKVFLQAPAGELPRGGVVMPSLLLLNKMDLAGAGDNAAVVEELFGGRFAVRRVSAETGEGLEPLKDEIFTRLGIIRVYTKQPGKPPDQGRPYVLKIGSTVLDLCQMVHHDFVEHLAFARVWGKHTFEGQRINRDHVLTDGDVIELHR; encoded by the coding sequence ATGCCGGCCAACCTGACGCCCCAGTACCTGGACGCGGAGCAGCGCTTCAAGCAGGCCACGACGCCCGCCGAGCGGCTCAGCGCCCTCGAGGACATGTGGGCCACACTCCCGAAGCACAAGGGCACCGAGAAACTCCAGGCGGAGATCAAGAAGAAGCTGTCGCTGGCCCGTAAGGAGCAGCAGACCAAGAAGGGTCCGAAGCGGCTGGACCCATCCAACATCCCGCGCGAGGGCGCCGGCCGGGTGGTGTTGACCGGCCCGCCCAATGGGGGCAAATCGGCCCTGCTCAAGGCGCTCACCCGCGCAGAGCCGGAGGTGGCGCCCTATGCCTTCACCACCCGTGAGCCGCAGCAGGGAATGCTCGAGTGGCAGGATATCCAGTTCCAGCTAATCGACCTGCCCGCGCTGAGCCGGCAGTTCATGGAGCCGTGGGTGATGAACGTCATTCGCAGCGCCGATCTGCTGCTAATGGCGGTGGATCAATCGAGCGCCGGCGTGCTGGAGGAGATCGAGGACGTCGCCGCCTTTCTGGCCGAGCAGAAGGTGTTCCTCCAGGCGCCGGCCGGCGAGCTGCCCCGCGGCGGTGTGGTGATGCCGTCGCTGCTGCTCCTGAACAAGATGGATCTGGCGGGCGCCGGGGACAACGCGGCGGTGGTCGAGGAGCTGTTCGGCGGGCGGTTCGCCGTGCGCCGGGTGTCGGCGGAGACGGGCGAGGGGCTCGAGCCGCTGAAGGACGAGATCTTCACGCGGCTGGGTATCATCCGTGTCTATACGAAGCAGCCCGGCAAGCCCCCCGATCAGGGTCGTCCGTACGTACTCAAGATCGGCAGCACCGTCCTGGACCTTTGTCAGATGGTCCACCACGACTTTGTGGAACACTTGGCGTTCGCGCGGGTGTGGGGGAAGCACACCTTTGAGGGACAGCGAATCAACCGCGACCACGTCCTCACGGACGGCGACGTCATCGAGCTGCACCGCTGA